The DNA sequence CGGTTTGGAAGGTGAGCGAACGATTCTTTCCGGCCACTTCCTACAACCACATCCCATCAAACtcacattattttatttcttttctattccTCAAGACCCCTCACAATTTGAACTCTATAAATACTACCGGGTGCATGTTCTCTTCAATCAACACAACTAGCCGGCCAATACCagaagcgaaaaaaaaaaaaaaaacccgctCCAAAAACATTCTTCTCCTAGCGTTTAAACCATGGCTTTTTCTCAGTCTTGTTTCATTCTGTCTATGATCATGGCATTGCTATTCTCAAGCGCCGAAATGAGTCTTGCAGCTCGTCATCTTTTGGATACACCAGCTGCTCCACCCCCAGCGTTGACACTGCCTCCAATCCCATCTCTGCCAAAGGCGACCTTGCCTCCACTGCCCTCTGTGCCATCGCTGCCTAAAGCCACGTTGCCACCACTACCTAGCATGCCATTGCCTACTTTGCCGACTCAACCTACTCTTCCAAAGCCCACATTGCCACCATTGCCCACAAACCCATTGCCAACCCAACCAACTCTTCCAAAGTCCACATTGCCACCGCTCCCAAGCACCCAACTCCCAACACTGCCAACAATGCCTACCGTCCCCAAGGTTGCACTACCTCCGTTGCCAACTATTCCACTGCCCACCATTCCAACCACAATCCCTTCCAACATTCCAACGACAATCCCAACAATTCCTTTCCTTTCCCCACCACCATCAAACTAGACTCTGGACCTTGAGATGCCACACTGTCATTCTTCGTTCGTATGTTTCTTTGCTCGGCCAGTTGTTATGCTATTCTCGATAATGTTAGAACCTACCCCTTGTTCTTGTGTTGAGAGTACTTTTCACAATCTTGAGGGGTTCAGTTGTATTTGTGTGTATAAGAGAATATGATGTTTAATTTCTGTAGCTTTCAAGTTATTCTTTGGTTATCTCAGAAGCACTTGTGAGTGCTATTATATTGTAATCGTCCTTATGACTATTGATTAATACACgatatcttttttgttttgttagtcTCAGATCTCACTAGCATCTCGTGGAATTTATGCTCTCCTCTCCTTCCTCTAATAATCGATTCCCTAACTTACCTTAGAAGTTGAGTGGGCTTGGGAGTTTTATTTGGCCTTATGTACTctcttttttataactatatgaaaatgaaaaatcgtTATAATCAATTTAGAAACacttataagatttttaaagtaacTGGCTTGCAACACCATGAGTAAGCTTCTCAATTTATGCACTTTGGCAGCTCTAAATCACCGAACCTCTGGCCCTTCTATAGTTTCTCCATGAACATTAAGTTGAACTCTGCAACCATGGCAGCTCCAAATTAAAATCCTTTTGGCCAATGAACACACCAATAGACTCAACAAACTTGAAGTGATGGAGGTTTATTTATCAGAAGAGATTGCGGCTTGAATAGTTAGCCCCATGTGGTTACgtaattcagatgagatgagatgagatgttttgctaaaagttgaataaatattgttataatataattttttaatataatttttattttaaaatttgaaaaagttgaattatttattacattttgcatgtgagtttggaaaagttgtaataattatatgagatgagatgagatgtgatagttttgtgtaaccaaaccaagcCTTAGAGGATCTCCTCATAGTTTTTCTCAAGAATACCATGATAAATCAGCAGCTTTGGCCTCTCACTTAATCCTAAAATTCATGTATAAATAgtgtatataatgtatatgtaGGTAGTACTGTTAATTAATTAGGGCACTTAAAAGAGTCCAAATCAGACTTAATTTGTTGAACCcactaattttttattcaagccATTGTCGTTCACACATCAAGTGCTTTGACTACTTAGATTTTGCGCTATTACTAGAACAACAGAGTAAACTCTCTATATGAAGCTTGCTCAAGCACATATTGAGCAGGATGTTGAGTAAACTCTCTGGTCGAGTTCCACTCGAGCCATTAACGAGCTGAAGCCGAGCCAACTATGTATGATACTCACTCAAGCGGTTGTTGAGAATAGTCCTTCTTGTGATTTTTCTTCGTATTTTATTCatgtaattttctaatttttcttgtgaCTAAAAGTACAACTCACATCTATGATCATGACATTGTTACTCTCAAGCATTACTCTAACATAAAACACTTGTTCATGGCATTACTCTAACAAAACTTAGACATCAGCTTTTGTTCGGTTGCTTATAAGATTTTTTCGAAGATCGTTATGAAGCCTATGTCTTCGTTTCTCTCTTGGATAGTCTCTCCCGAGCAGGGAGTGTTTATTCGTTGTAGAAGTATCTTTGAGAAAATTTCTTTGGCTCAAGAAATGGTGCAgtccattaataaaaaaagtgagtggGGGAAATGTAATGCTGAAAATAGATATGGCCAAAGCGTATGATAGGGTGGATTGGAATTTTCGTCTAAGAGTTTTGGATGCGTttggtttttcaaaaaaaatttgtggaTTGATTGAGAGGTGTATTAAGTCgccttggttttctattatgatgCATTAGATGTATAAGGGATTTTTTCAACCTTCGAAAAGTTTGCGACAAGGTGATCCTATGTcgtcatatttatttattattatagaggAGGTGTTATCTAGATTGCTGAAGACTAATTTTGAGGAGGGGAGGATTGGGCGTTTTGCACATCCACGTGGTGCGCCTTTAGtttcatatttgttatatgtggatgatatatattctcatttttaCCAACGACGATAGTGAGTTGATGAAGTCACTCATGAAGACATTGGATTTATATGCTAGTTAGTCTAGCCAACTTATTAATAGAAATCTGCTATGTTTTTCTCTAATTAAATCAGTTCTGTGAGGAAGTCTATCTTGCTGAGTATTTGGGAGCTCCCATTCTTGTGAAGTGTTTTACTTCTCGAGTTTTGAAACCATTGGTGGTGAAATTTCAGAGGAAAGTGGCAGGGTGGAAGCTTAAACTCATGTTGTCGCAAGGGggtaaattaattttgttaaagcATATTCTTTCTATAGCATGGCAACCCATTTATTGGCTGTTTTTGATATTCCAAAATTGGTGGTATCCAAGTTGAATTCTATTCtttctacatttttttggggtgaagGTCATGGTAAAGCCAAGAGAAAATGGTTGGCTTTGTCAAAATTATGTAAGCCTCTATGGAAGGAGGTATTGGTGTAAGGGATTTTTCTGAGGTTCAAAAGGAAATgcatatgaagtttgcttggagATTATTGTCGATGGATAATTTATGGACAAGATTTTTTAAGGCAAAATACTTTCGTAAAAAGCATGTTATGGAGGTTTATGCAAAAGCTTCGAATTTGCGATTTTGGAAATCCATGGTACGTGTAATGCCAGAGGTTTTAGAGAATATGCACGTTTGGGTGAGGGCGGGAAATGCATCCTTTGGGTTTGATAAATGGCTATCACGGGGTCCACTTGCAGCTGATATGTCTGATATTTACTTTCCACAATTGCAAGTGCAGGATGGTTGGGTGGATAGTTCATGGGATATGGGGTTTCTTGAGGAGTTGGTTGGTGCGACTAAGATGAGGGAAATTATTTCTGAATTGCCAGCTCTCAGAGAAGGGCATGATGTAATGATCTGGCGGCCGAACAGTGATGGTTGTTTCACTACGGCGTCGGCTTGGTAGGCTACTAGAGTGAAAGCTCAAAAGCTGGAAGGGATGGAGTGGATATGGCATAATAAgctccaaaaaaaaacaaaaacgtctGTTTGCATGTGGAAGCTGGCTCGATTTAATTGTTTATCAATGGAAGGAAGGTTGCAGTCGGTTGGTATTCCATTGGcttctcgttgtgattgttgtatgCGGGGCAAGATTGAAACGCATGATCATGTCTTGTGTTCAAGAGATTTTGCTCAAGCCGTGTGGAGGAAGGCATCTTAGATTTTTGGTGTCCGTTGCATGCATGTTGAAAGTTGGTGGGCTCGTGTATGTTGTTGGTTGCGCTGtgccaaaatataaaatattaagggGGTGCTGATTGGATTACTTCCTTGTGCGATTTCTTGGAAGTTATGGTAGCGCCGGTGTAGTGCTAGAATGGAAGGAAAACTGGAATCGGTTGAGGCCGTGTGGTGCTCGATTGCTTAGTGTCTAAGGCACTTAtttccactacaagaaattaggcATTTTctagcgattttaaaatcgttgaaAAAAAATCGTTGAAATATAtcttatttccggcgattttttAAGTAGAATTTGGACTATACTTTTTGTGGCAACTTTTCTACCTTTAGTGGCGATTTTTGTCGCCGGAACAAAGATTTGTTAACTGTAGCGACGTTATAGTTTCGTTGATTAGAAACATCGCTGCAATTGAATCTATTTGCGACGACCATTATCGCCGTAAAAAGCATATGCGGCAATTAAATCTGATTAGCGGCGAATGAAAGGCGTCGCAAAagctaattaaatttaaaacccgCGCCCTGCCATTTcccctcatttatttccctccagCCTAGCCTCTCTGTcgcccccctcccccctctctctccccaatccctcttctccctcaagcctccgCTGCCCAAAGCCCGACCCCACCACGCAgccgccacctcacctcgacggctACCCCCTCCTCCCCCAGCCCCACGCcgatctctttccttttccccGAATCTGGCctcacccctctctctctctctctctctctctctctctctctctctctctctctctctctctctctctctctctcggatttctctatatcgccgcTGTTGGGGGTGCCGTTCGCCACCACCCACACCTCGACGCCTTCGCCGTTCCTCCCTtggagcccccttctcctccatgCCTAGCCCAGCAGCCCGAGGCCGTCCCTCTCTTCCTTGCTCTGTTCGCAACCCACTGCCACCAAATGAGGAGGAGGCACGGAGAGTAAGGCAGATGAGTTAACCTCAGAAGGAAAGTGATATGTAGTTAAAGTTGATTTTGGAAATGTATAGACGTGAATTTACTGATTCAAGGTTAGAGAATTTGcacattttgtttttccttgtcCATATTTCTAATGATATTGGTATCTTTAGAAATGATATTGGTatctttacttttaaaaaaacaatactaatttGATATACTTTGTTAAAGGCCCATTGGGTATTGTCCAAAGTTGTTAAATGCACCGAGAGGAATCTTTCTACAATCATCACATTTGAATGGATAAGTGTGTGTGCTTTTTTGTCGGAATTAAACGTAAATAAACCACCAAACTCTTAGATGGGTAAATGGTGTTCCACAAATTGCAAGATGctgttatctttttttataacaCCTACATAATGTTGGTTCTGGTTCTGTAGTGTCAATATGATGCTACAACTgaattttgcattaaaataaataagttttgcaCATTCAATTCCACTATTTTTACAGGTTGCTCAAatgatgtaatatatattagtttgtTTAGTGTTATGATGTCACTGTGAAGTTTATAAGATCGGCAGGGATGTCATGGAAGCCAGAGACTCAGAATATAAGGCTTGGGCCATATATTCTCGAGGCACTTAAGTATTGGTGAGGATATTTGTTTTCTGTGCATGTAATACTTTACCCTGCAGCATTGATGAGTTCACCACTTGATGGCTATTTCACTTTTATTGTCTTTAGGCCAATGAAAATGAAGTAGGAGGTTGATTATCCATACTTCTGATGGTTAAGTTTCTTGTattatctctaatttttttaccttattttttagaagacttggttttattttttgttgaacttttgtttttctcttgacAATATATTCTTGAACTATACAAAGATAATTTATATAACaatagatttatctattttatccGTTATGTATAATCATCTTTTAAACTAGAGGTTGTGGTTTTGGAAATTGaggttttcttcttttcctagCTCCCTGTTGATGCTAGTTTTGAAAGCTAATGTAACTTTGAGGATCTGTAGTCTGGgtcacattatatattttttatgcaactCACGTCGTTACTTCTCTGCTATATGTGAATGTTGGTCTTGAAACCTGGTTTTCATGACTTGTAGATGTGGACAAAGCCTCGTGAATAGATGGTGGGCATCGTCAAAGGATGTTTGACTCTTTAAAAACTCTGTTTTGCATTTGCCCCTCTCTCGCTCCTTTATATATCTATGAAGGTTGGAATGGATGACAAATGaactcttgtttatttttaggtatttaAATATGATAGGCTGCACTATTTTCCTGCCATGTAAAATTGTTTGTGGAGTCCTTTTTCTTTGGTCTGCAACCTCATGCTTTGGTTTTATAACATCAAGAAGAGGATATAAATTGGATATATGCCTATCATTATaaaatgcttattttttattttatttaaaaaaggtTGAGAATTCCTTCTGTTAACAAATGATGCAATTTCACGAAATAATAGTTTCTTATAgctgttttttttataagtaaagaaaGCACAAGGGAGCATGTTTCTCCAAGGAGCTAAAAGAGTTCATGATTTAATTTTACACCTTAAAATTTTAGAAGCCATATGTGAGCCTACAACAATGCACAATATTCATTTTGAAAGTTCCatctgaaaaattaatttttagctGCTTATTGACATACTAAACACATTAACCTGATGTGGAAGCCGTATTTTTACACATTGACTTTGTAAGTATAAGAACTCTTGTGAGATTGCTTCAGTAGCCTATGTTTCCACCTTTCATATGTTGAAGCTGAATCTAAACTCTTTTCACACTCCATGCTAGCTATTACCAAGCCACAGTATATTCTCATGATGACATCTTTATTCAATAAGAGATCAAATGCTAGGTTTAGATagactttataaaaaataaatttacaaactgatatgacttgCTATAAATAATGTCGAAATTGTCCTGTTgattttttattgttctttgCTCTTCTTTGGTTTGGTTGGGCTTTGTTAGGAGCCTAGAGAAAGAACATGTAAATGTTAGTGGCAGGAGTTTCCCACTATAATCAACTGAGGCCTACCTccaaaaagtttgaaaagtaaAGCATAATAGAAAACAATACAGAGAAGAaatcttttctaattttttttaatgattttcagGTTAGCCTGTGTTGGTCAGACTTGACCAGATGTTCAACACTTCAACTGCAAACCTTGATTATCTTAATCATagtagtttatttatatatagttttcaaaCGGAACTATGCAACTAAGATGTTTTATACACCTTAAAATATCATTCTCCAAACAAGCTTATATTTTTCTATGCTTCATTAAGACTACTTTCTAGATcgtttttctctttaaaaaaaatttaaagcatTATTAACATGAGAATTATGTATGTTAACAAcgttactaacattttttatttttgttcacaAGAAGGATAAGGATCCATTGAAACCTAAGCATCCAATGTCAGCATTCTTCTTGTTCACAAACAATAGCCAAGTTGCATTGCTTGTGGAGAAGAAGAGTGTTTTAGAGGTATTTTATTATCACAACTTTTACTGCTGCTAATATAGTTCTCCAATGTGCATAAAACGAAAGAAAATCGACAGAAGGAGCAGCAGCAGAAGTAAGACAAGAAGTCTAACTCTtgattatatttaatgaaattttctcCAAT is a window from the Juglans regia cultivar Chandler chromosome 7, Walnut 2.0, whole genome shotgun sequence genome containing:
- the LOC108991230 gene encoding protein PELPK1-like; translation: MAFSQSCFILSMIMALLFSSAEMSLAARHLLDTPAAPPPALTLPPIPSLPKATLPPLPSVPSLPKATLPPLPSMPLPTLPTQPTLPKPTLPPLPTNPLPTQPTLPKSTLPPLPSTQLPTLPTMPTVPKVALPPLPTIPLPTIPTTIPSNIPTTIPTIPFLSPPPSN